DNA from Tachypleus tridentatus isolate NWPU-2018 chromosome 8, ASM421037v1, whole genome shotgun sequence:
GAATTTGCTGTAAGCTTAGTTATTGATTATAGTTATATAATTAGACATACAGTGGATCAAAAAATATTGTCCTATATGtatgttgtataatattttcCTTGGATTTAAATTTTGAGGACCTATTTTAtcgtttttaacttaatttccaaAGTTTCAAGGAATTATGTACAATTAAAAACAGTTTGCTCTTTCCAGAGATGTGATTAATACATGTtgtctaatatattatttttgttgtgtgtttaaGAGTTTCATAGGATGTTGATTGAGCAAAGTAAACATGTTGATAAATAATTTGCACTCATTTAATTTGTTGAAGTACTTTTTTTCCCCtcaaaactggattttgatacttAGTTAAGTGGATAGAAACAAATTACTGGACAAAATGTCTGTACAACTTTTAATATCAGTGCATAAGCAGACTGCAGGAACTTCTAACAAATTTGAGTGCCTGATTAAAGTTGCATCTGATTTTTATATACTTAAGAAAAAATAGGCCTAAAACTTTAAACTTCTCTGTTTAGGTTATGTTTGTTAGATACCATCCCAGTAAATTTACTGGCCTGTCTCACATTTTGATATCTGTCCTGTTGTGGGTGGACTAAAACTGCAAAGAATGTTCTGTGTTAGATTAGGTCTGTGCTTAAGCTTTGTcatacagttttaaacaaatgttgttttcaCTGTTACATTTTTAATCCCTATGCATGCACCATAATCCATAACTCTATGATAAAGGCTTCAAGCTTTTGATAAAATCATATCACAgccatttttgttttcatttttttcccaCAAACTTCAGTACTCTTCTATCATatgaattacaatttttttccagCTTGAAACTTGAAACTTAATATTACACATTCTAGCATAGTTAATAGCACTGTTGAGGCCCTTTTGAACAAGAGAAAtctaaataatacacaaatttaGGGACATCCAGGTCGTCCTGTTTACTAAActacagattttgtttttaagtaccagtccttatttgaatatttatctaAACCTTAAACTCCCATAAATTTAACACATCCACCACATTTGAAGGCAACACATTCCAAGGATCTGAATcattttaggaaaataaaactgtcttgagTGTAATTCCTATCCTGCTAAAATGTTTGTTCTCTAGTGCTAACATTCTTACAATTAAGTATGAAAAAGATGACATCAGCACTGTCAGTTTCTTTAACAATGGTAAAGGCCCCAACATCAGGTGCTCTCAGGTTCTTCATTctcaatatttttaaagttttcagtgaaataatcattatattatatataaggTCATTATTGTGAATTTCTACATTCTTAGAAAGAATAAGTGCAAAAAGTATTTATTGAATGAACCAGAAATCctgaaattacaattttaaaaactggGAAAAGAGTTCAAAGAACCACTAATTAGTACCATATTTGTGATTAATGGTgagtgaatcaaaatttacagtttactgtatgaacataattttatttagaataaacaaattaatatataagttTAGATCTGGTCtacaattaaattttatgtattcATTTTCTAGATATCTCCAAAGGTATTTTGAATTCCATCTGTTTCCTTCACATACTCTAACTTGTATTTACCTcccaactgaaaatattttaaatgcattataactttcagaaatgtaattttccaaaatgttttatatggCATTTGCTTAAATATGTCCTGTACTTGTTTCAAAATTACCTTTATGTTCATCTGGTAAGTGTTATCTCACTCAACCCCCATACATATTTATTAGCTCGTTATTTTGCTCTAGCTGATGTACAGTGTAAGgtaacacatataaatatatactgctAGTACCTGCACACTCCATATAGTAAGTGAATCAGTTCACAGTGAGGTAATATAGAAGGTAGGACACGTGCTTaagtactgttttaaaattaagtgtCAAGCATTAATTGCAGTTTAGGACtgtgcattataagaatgtttcagCACTATCACATGTTTTTAGAATAAATGTGTGAAGGAAGGTGTTACAGCTCTTTCAACATATAGTAAGTTATAATAGATCTTAAATCagttaatttaacattaaaatatctgtttccTGAAAAACTAATTTTGTGATTACTACTAACAACAAATGGTAAATGATGTCTTGAAGgcatgagaaattaaaaaaaaagcttgtACATGTATGCtgtgttagtaaaaaaaaaagttgttaataCATTAACTGCTCTAAATTATTCtgtgaatgatattttttatctttacttgtAATGTAACTGATTTGGAATACATGTTGATGAGAAGTAATATTACTAAAAacctgatttttgtttttgttatttgaatttatcTAGATGAAAAATAGAGACAATGAAAAGGAAAATTTTTGCAAGTTAAATGTTGAGATGGCTAAAGAAAAAATTCCTATATTGAAACCTGACCAGAATGTTAAGAAAGATAGAAGTTTTGAAGATGATGTGAAACATTGTATGACTAGTGTCTCAGTCACAGAGAACAGGGTTAGGGATGTTCAGGAGAGAAAACGATTTTccaaaatagttaatttttgCTCAGGTGAAAAACCAGAACCAAGTGTTCATGAAGGAAGCAGGAAAAAGGGccaaaaccaatcaaaaacaagtTTGAGGATCCAGAGCTTTACTGAACGTGGACTTCATAGGAAGAGGCCTCAGTTATCTGTAAGTGATCTATCTTGGCAACCTTCTCACTTGACTCACTGTCCAAGTGGTGGTTTTGGATTTCAAAGAAAAGGACCAATCCCTCATTTAGACTCATCATCTCACTCTTCTGGAGAGGCAAGGTTTCCCATATCGAAATATTATCCTCACCTGCATTTAGACTCTTTCCCTGAACGAGGTTGTCTTCTCCCTCGTAGTCTTAAAGAACAACATGCAGCACACAGGTGTGGTTGGTAAGTGTACAACAGAGAACTGTGTGGTAAGcatacatatcttgtatagtagTTATCTTGGATgagatttttgaaaattta
Protein-coding regions in this window:
- the LOC143223026 gene encoding uncharacterized protein LOC143223026 isoform X1 gives rise to the protein MSKDMKNRDNEKENFCKLNVEMAKEKIPILKPDQNVKKDRSFEDDVKHCMTSVSVTENRVRDVQERKRFSKIVNFCSGEKPEPSVHEGSRKKGQNQSKTSLRIQSFTERGLHRKRPQLSVSDLSWQPSHLTHCPSGGFGFQRKGPIPHLDSSSHSSGEARFPISKYYPHLHLDSFPERGCLLPRSLKEQHAAHRCGWSESGSGSGVSPAEGQTSPGFHDVVPSSVCTFDISKKLDKVEKMQKRKESKFEVFVPLCDVQQSLKKGEVIEGVLKMNPKDYKDSYISAPIILGRSDGHLYWRHK
- the LOC143223026 gene encoding uncharacterized protein LOC143223026 isoform X2 gives rise to the protein MKNRDNEKENFCKLNVEMAKEKIPILKPDQNVKKDRSFEDDVKHCMTSVSVTENRVRDVQERKRFSKIVNFCSGEKPEPSVHEGSRKKGQNQSKTSLRIQSFTERGLHRKRPQLSVSDLSWQPSHLTHCPSGGFGFQRKGPIPHLDSSSHSSGEARFPISKYYPHLHLDSFPERGCLLPRSLKEQHAAHRCGWSESGSGSGVSPAEGQTSPGFHDVVPSSVCTFDISKKLDKVEKMQKRKESKFEVFVPLCDVQQSLKKGEVIEGVLKMNPKDYKDSYISAPIILGRSDGHLYWRHK